The Branchiostoma lanceolatum isolate klBraLanc5 chromosome 3, klBraLanc5.hap2, whole genome shotgun sequence DNA segment agtcagaattgccttgaagaaggtgacagagggtcaccgaaacgtcggttgaataaatcccttggttgtgtaaaaagagtctttttctccagtgacttaccaacctgatgaaactattcacggattaaatcttacagttgtaaggaccagcattagggcatctaaaaacattgtaacagacacacattgttttagaaaagagcaatacaatgtattactgtAGAGCTTAgatcttaaatgggtcatgtatacataagcctggcacatctggtagacagatgtagcctcctgtctaggttatctaggaggaatgtcccgagggaggctttctgtctgactaacattcctaacattcttattgtcttaatatgcctatggacacatgcctgtacaattcctagaatagttgcaatctgcacacaatactatattatttggctcgcccctgaggcgtcgccaaaaatacacgaaaaaacggccgtaccgcacacatcaggcctacgggaacaacccgtgtgttgagtcggtagctatagaacgtcaaagtcgacatccaccgtcatggcaacgtgtacattattcatggaaagttagccggatgccgtagcattgataatactactatgtccatgtatgccttgttgtgttaggagcaaactttgaggaaaatatcgtcctcagtccacaatcacacgcaacatttagacaaaaaagtgttcctcacaaacctttgtcgtctgcttgacaacaggattctgggtaatgatatggcggcgggaaaatacacgtgccgtaggttgtagcaacaaagaggggttttgatgattgatcacacttagagtccaattgcaggtcagcaattttaagaaaataagttgtcttgtaaatgattgtgtttagcagtaagcggatgtgacatttgtcttataaaccagccgacaacgatgtagtgtgagtctcccacgaagccctcaggctgttccaataagggacggagagtttttgtcctcgtcgccttctaatgcatggttatcgaagcttttcagacaatgttctgaatacgttagtctgtcaagtttgcatttctagcggtattactgatgttgcatctagcacatatccctaaataccccgttttcgaaaaatcccgaatttaagtaccccacgaatttatgttacccaacgttacatccgGTTGAAGGAGTTGCTGCCGTTGAACATCACTGAATCTGGGAAATATGCTGGTTTgtgtatttttgcatttttacgaTAACGTCCATCTAACTATAACGTTAAAGTAGACTAACGCAAATTTGATTCCTTAGATAACATCcgtgtgtgtatgaattttGACCTGCGTCCACAACATGTGCTGCACAAGGGTGTTCCATTgtcttgtacattttacaagacAAGTGTTTTATATGACTTGCAGTCACGTTGCAGTAATGTCTGAAAGCTTGTGTAGTCATGTCAATTTATTGCAGCCACTTAGGCTTGCCCATAACATTAGCAATGAATTTCTTTTACAGTTTTCGAATATGGAAAGAACAGCAACTGGAACATCACCGTTCGCTACCGCTTCCACAACTTTCCCATCCAAGGAAAATTCTGGCTTCCCCTCTCCCAGCTCAGTTATGCTGCAGATGAACTAGACGCCATTCGAGGAGGACCAGATACGGTGATGATCCTGGGCCTGTGGGCCCACTTTACAGCAGAGCCGCTGGATTTGATCCGCTCACGACTGTACGCCATCCGGTTCGCTATACATCGTCTTCTGCAGAGGGGCCCCGGCACGAAGGTTTTTGTAAGAACGGGCACAACGCGAGAGCACAAGAAAGGCAAATTGCAGCACTACCTGCTACGGAGCGACTGGCTGGCTTACCAGATCACGGAGGTGATACGAGAAACGTTCTGGACGGACACGGGTGTGGTTGTGTTGGACACGTGGGACATGAGCGTGTGTCAGCCGGGCAAAGACAACGTGCACCCAGATCAAGCAATGGTGGATAATGAACTAAACATACTGTTGTCTTACATGACTATCTGATTATGAAGGAAGGGGGAAGTTTAGTCGTCCTTGTTTCGGAAAAATTTCTTTGAAAGAAAGCTGTTTGATGTGCACGAGTTCgaggagaagaaagaagagGGTATCGATATAATT contains these protein-coding regions:
- the LOC136430442 gene encoding NXPE family member 3-like isoform X2, which produces MSKAEPQGYWSRKVWKSSVCNVRVFTQGDIQRCLADKTVYMQVFEYGKNSNWNITVRYRFHNFPIQGKFWLPLSQLSYAADELDAIRGGPDTVMILGLWAHFTAEPLDLIRSRLYAIRFAIHRLLQRGPGTKVFVRTGTTREHKKGKLQHYLLRSDWLAYQITEVIRETFWTDTGVVVLDTWDMSVCQPGKDNVHPDQAMVDNELNILLSYMTI
- the LOC136430442 gene encoding NXPE family member 3-like isoform X1; protein product: MFGPHVEEELQDNLHLPIRVLGSELPAPLQLPACTSDMSKAEPQGYWSRKVWKSSVCNVRVFTQGDIQRCLADKTVYMQVFEYGKNSNWNITVRYRFHNFPIQGKFWLPLSQLSYAADELDAIRGGPDTVMILGLWAHFTAEPLDLIRSRLYAIRFAIHRLLQRGPGTKVFVRTGTTREHKKGKLQHYLLRSDWLAYQITEVIRETFWTDTGVVVLDTWDMSVCQPGKDNVHPDQAMVDNELNILLSYMTI